One region of Chryseobacterium sp. C-71 genomic DNA includes:
- a CDS encoding biotin--[acetyl-CoA-carboxylase] ligase: protein MTDLFYQKECSSTNDEISQVLLYPHSNFVGLYTFNQTKGRGQYGNIWASHPEQNLAYTIAVKTQDIKLSDFLFNYYTATAIRQLLAKLTEKTVKIKWPNDIILANKKLVGILIEKKKFNGENYFIIGAGINVLQEKFDEISNAGSILTQTGKRLELQSFTKDLHEFLVEKFKNIDSEEDVLEEFNLNLFRKDEISVFEIDGKRQNGIIRKADEKGKIWIEFEDETKSFYHKEVKLLY from the coding sequence ATGACCGATCTGTTTTACCAAAAAGAGTGTTCTTCTACTAATGACGAAATATCTCAGGTTTTACTTTATCCACATTCAAATTTTGTTGGTCTGTATACTTTTAATCAAACAAAAGGAAGAGGACAGTATGGAAATATTTGGGCTTCCCATCCTGAGCAGAATCTTGCATACACCATTGCTGTAAAAACTCAGGACATCAAACTCAGTGATTTCTTGTTCAATTATTATACCGCAACAGCAATACGCCAGCTTCTTGCCAAACTGACCGAAAAAACAGTGAAGATAAAATGGCCAAACGATATTATTTTAGCCAACAAAAAACTAGTCGGAATTCTGATCGAAAAGAAAAAATTCAATGGAGAAAATTATTTTATTATTGGAGCAGGAATTAATGTTCTTCAGGAAAAATTTGATGAAATTTCTAATGCAGGCTCAATCTTAACCCAAACCGGTAAACGATTAGAATTACAAAGTTTCACTAAAGATTTGCATGAATTTTTAGTTGAAAAATTTAAAAATATAGATTCTGAAGAAGATGTTTTAGAAGAATTTAATCTAAATCTATTCAGAAAAGATGAAATTTCAGTGTTCGAAATTGACGGAAAGCGACAAAATGGCATCATCAGAAAAGCCGATGAAAAAGGTAAAATCTGGATTGAATTTGAAGATGAAACAAAATCGTTTTATCATAAAGAAGTAAAACTTCTTTACTGA
- the rsfS gene encoding ribosome silencing factor: protein MNKTVEKQALIDKIVEAIQDVKGEDIMIFDLSKIENSVAETFIICSGNSNTQVSALAGSVEKKVRNDLQDRPWHVEGTENSMWVLVDYVTVVVHIFQKETRQYYDIEELWGDAKITKIESEV from the coding sequence ATGAACAAAACAGTAGAAAAGCAAGCGCTAATAGATAAAATTGTAGAAGCTATCCAGGATGTAAAGGGGGAAGATATTATGATTTTCGACCTTTCAAAAATTGAAAACTCGGTAGCAGAAACATTTATAATTTGTAGTGGTAACTCAAATACACAAGTCTCGGCATTAGCAGGAAGTGTAGAAAAAAAGGTGAGAAATGATCTTCAGGACAGACCTTGGCACGTAGAGGGTACAGAAAACTCAATGTGGGTCTTGGTAGATTATGTAACCGTGGTGGTGCATATCTTCCAGAAAGAAACTCGTCAGTATTACGATATTGAAGAACTTTGGGGTGATGCAAAAATCACCAAAATAGAAAGTGAAGTATAA
- the ftsH gene encoding ATP-dependent zinc metalloprotease FtsH, which yields MNNKGFNWFFPIAIIALLLFFASNFLGGNNAKSIDEDAFFREMQAGKVQNVLIDKQAQKAEVFLTKAAKTATVTKDDKANPFSNLGMSTAKADYSLKYGDLQLFLEKFESIKSQNPAIKTSKDYAEGESALMGALIQALIWITILGLFYFILFRKMGSGGGPGGQIFSIGKSKAKLFDEKEKIQTTFKDVAGLEGAKEEVQEVVDFLKNSEKYTKLGGKIPKGVLLVGPPGTGKTLLAKAVAGEAKVPFFSLSGSDFVEMFVGVGASRVRDLFAQAKAKSPAIIFIDEIDAIGRARGKNNFSGGNDERENTLNQLLTEMDGFGTDVNVIVMAATNRADILDKALMRAGRFDRSVYVDLPELHERREIFDVHLQKIKLDETIDREFLAKQTPGFSGADIANVCNEAALIAARNSHEFVNKQDFLDAVDRIIGGLEKKNMAIKPSEKKRVAFHEAGHATISWLVEHASPLLKVTIVPRGRSLGAAWYLPEERQLTTTEQMLDEMCATLGGRAAEQVIFNNISTGALSDLETVTKRAQAMVTIYGLSPNIGNISYYDSSGQSEYNFGKPYSEATASKIDTEIKAIIEHQYERAVRILSENKDKLNALANKLLEKEVIFREDLEDIFGKRAWDPELTERPVTNTIPIHEKVEESEIQAPESPAQL from the coding sequence ATGAATAATAAAGGATTTAACTGGTTTTTCCCAATCGCTATAATAGCCCTTTTGTTATTTTTTGCCTCAAACTTTTTAGGTGGCAACAATGCAAAATCTATTGATGAAGATGCTTTCTTTAGAGAAATGCAGGCGGGGAAAGTTCAGAATGTATTGATTGATAAACAAGCTCAAAAAGCTGAAGTATTTTTAACAAAAGCTGCCAAAACAGCTACAGTGACGAAAGATGACAAGGCAAATCCTTTTTCGAATTTAGGTATGTCTACTGCAAAGGCTGATTATAGCCTGAAGTATGGAGATTTACAGCTGTTCTTAGAGAAATTTGAATCTATAAAAAGCCAAAATCCGGCAATCAAAACGTCTAAAGATTATGCAGAAGGTGAGAGTGCATTAATGGGTGCTCTTATTCAGGCTCTTATCTGGATTACGATTTTAGGATTGTTCTACTTCATCCTTTTCAGAAAAATGGGAAGTGGCGGAGGTCCGGGAGGACAGATTTTCTCTATCGGTAAATCTAAAGCCAAATTATTTGACGAAAAAGAAAAAATTCAGACAACATTTAAGGATGTTGCAGGATTAGAAGGAGCTAAAGAAGAGGTGCAGGAAGTTGTAGATTTCTTGAAAAACTCTGAAAAATACACGAAATTGGGAGGTAAAATTCCTAAAGGGGTACTTTTGGTAGGCCCTCCGGGAACAGGTAAAACCTTATTGGCGAAAGCTGTAGCAGGTGAAGCTAAAGTTCCTTTCTTCTCACTGTCAGGTTCAGATTTTGTGGAAATGTTTGTGGGGGTAGGAGCTTCAAGAGTAAGAGATTTGTTTGCTCAGGCAAAGGCAAAATCTCCAGCAATTATCTTTATTGATGAGATTGATGCGATCGGACGTGCAAGAGGAAAAAACAATTTCTCTGGCGGAAACGACGAGAGAGAAAATACATTGAACCAATTGCTTACTGAAATGGACGGTTTCGGAACCGACGTGAACGTAATCGTAATGGCAGCAACCAACAGAGCTGATATTCTGGATAAGGCATTAATGAGAGCTGGTCGTTTTGACCGTTCGGTTTATGTTGATCTTCCGGAATTGCACGAAAGAAGAGAGATTTTTGATGTTCATTTACAGAAGATCAAATTGGATGAGACTATAGACAGGGAGTTCCTGGCAAAGCAAACTCCAGGTTTCAGTGGAGCGGATATCGCTAATGTTTGTAATGAGGCAGCATTGATTGCAGCAAGAAACAGTCATGAATTTGTTAACAAACAAGATTTCTTAGATGCTGTAGACAGAATTATCGGTGGCCTTGAGAAGAAAAATATGGCCATCAAGCCTTCTGAAAAGAAAAGAGTGGCATTCCATGAGGCTGGTCACGCAACAATTTCTTGGTTGGTAGAACATGCTTCTCCATTATTGAAGGTGACGATTGTTCCGAGAGGGCGTTCATTGGGTGCAGCTTGGTATCTTCCTGAAGAAAGACAGTTGACCACTACAGAACAAATGCTGGACGAGATGTGTGCTACATTGGGAGGTAGAGCGGCTGAGCAAGTTATATTTAATAATATTTCTACAGGTGCACTTTCAGATCTGGAAACAGTAACTAAGAGAGCTCAGGCAATGGTTACCATCTACGGATTGAGTCCTAATATTGGTAATATTTCTTACTATGACAGTTCGGGGCAGTCAGAGTACAATTTTGGGAAACCTTATTCTGAGGCTACTGCTTCTAAAATTGATACAGAAATCAAGGCGATTATTGAACATCAATACGAAAGAGCAGTTAGAATCTTGAGTGAAAACAAAGATAAACTGAATGCCTTGGCGAATAAACTTTTAGAAAAAGAAGTGATTTTCCGTGAAGATCTTGAGGATATATTCGGTAAAAGAGCTTGGGATCCTGAATTGACAGAGAGACCGGTGACGAATACTATTCCAATCCATGAAAAAGTAGAAGAAAGTGAGATTCAGGCACCAGAAAGTCCTGCTCAGCTTTAA
- a CDS encoding LUD domain-containing protein has product MSLFKRIVSKLTNQPEEDDKQSLEKLGDSLKNADLDYKFAQLFTHSGGFFNYCADEAEALQTLNQILKIEGINSVFCCDKDLQNFLNVVKASHTQQLETVNDAAFITCEYLIAYDGRIMLSHNNILHYHSSRLPSKIVVMANVSQIVNNLNDAMGKIKRSGNIKNLTSISGNHSKLDTATNNNTKLFLLLLED; this is encoded by the coding sequence TTGAGTTTATTTAAGAGAATTGTAAGCAAACTAACTAATCAGCCTGAGGAAGATGACAAGCAAAGTCTGGAGAAGCTAGGAGATTCGCTGAAAAACGCTGATCTTGATTATAAGTTCGCCCAATTGTTTACCCATTCCGGAGGTTTTTTTAATTATTGTGCTGATGAAGCTGAAGCTTTGCAGACATTAAACCAGATCTTAAAGATTGAGGGTATAAATTCTGTGTTTTGTTGTGACAAAGATTTACAAAATTTTTTGAATGTTGTAAAAGCTTCTCATACACAACAACTTGAAACGGTCAACGATGCTGCATTTATCACTTGCGAATATCTTATTGCGTATGACGGCAGAATAATGCTTTCTCATAATAATATTCTGCATTATCACTCTTCAAGGCTTCCGTCAAAAATTGTTGTGATGGCAAACGTTTCTCAGATCGTTAATAATCTGAATGATGCAATGGGGAAAATAAAGCGTAGCGGAAACATCAAAAATCTTACTTCAATAAGCGGAAATCATTCTAAGCTAGATACCGCAACAAACAATAATACCAAGCTGTTTCTGCTGTTATTAGAAGACTAG
- a CDS encoding phosphatidate cytidylyltransferase → MDKNLIQRTISGIVYIAVIILCTTPLGAQLLDQISPGLVKQQYLYYGLITFLLLVGTWECIKIMKFGNGYEKWVVLPIVLLIFYMFSKRYFYHDFYFNFRLTEILALALVVIAVVTLFKFTSELYFDSGKLIFTVIYVALPFSFALGLPKYSSYDSNFSLEVIFLFILIWSSDTFAYLVGKFFGKHKMAPKISPKKTWEGYAGGVVLTLFFSYFVEMYQPQLRGNWMVVGFLIAAFAPLGDLVESQLKRTFGVKDSGNIIPGHGGVLDRLDSFLICVPVVYLYFILEKFI, encoded by the coding sequence TTGGACAAAAATCTTATTCAGAGAACCATTTCGGGGATTGTTTACATTGCAGTCATTATTCTCTGTACTACGCCATTGGGAGCTCAGCTTCTCGATCAAATTTCGCCGGGTCTTGTAAAGCAGCAATATTTGTATTACGGATTGATCACTTTTCTTTTGCTGGTAGGAACGTGGGAGTGCATCAAGATCATGAAATTTGGCAATGGTTACGAAAAGTGGGTAGTTCTGCCCATTGTCCTGCTTATTTTCTATATGTTCTCTAAACGGTATTTCTATCACGACTTTTATTTCAATTTCAGGTTAACGGAAATCCTTGCGTTGGCACTAGTTGTGATTGCGGTAGTTACTTTATTTAAATTCACAAGTGAACTGTATTTTGATAGTGGGAAGCTCATTTTCACAGTAATTTATGTAGCCTTACCATTCTCATTTGCCTTAGGTTTGCCTAAATATTCTTCTTACGATAGCAATTTTTCTTTGGAAGTCATTTTCCTTTTTATTTTAATTTGGAGCAGTGATACGTTTGCTTATCTGGTTGGAAAGTTTTTTGGAAAACATAAAATGGCACCTAAGATTTCGCCTAAAAAAACCTGGGAAGGGTATGCCGGTGGAGTAGTACTTACATTATTTTTTTCTTATTTTGTTGAAATGTATCAGCCACAGCTTCGCGGAAACTGGATGGTTGTTGGTTTTCTGATTGCAGCATTTGCGCCTTTGGGAGATCTGGTAGAAAGCCAGCTGAAAAGAACTTTCGGGGTAAAAGACAGCGGAAACATTATTCCTGGGCATGGTGGTGTATTAGATAGGCTGGATAGTTTTTTAATCTGCGTTCCTGTCGTATATTTGTATTTTATTTTAGAAAAATTTATATAA